One genomic region from Gossypium hirsutum isolate 1008001.06 chromosome D13, Gossypium_hirsutum_v2.1, whole genome shotgun sequence encodes:
- the LOC107922358 gene encoding germin-like protein subfamily 1 member 13, which produces MSAMQSFSIFSKAIANNRLSQYIIMKGTHFTVIAFTLLAFACSLASAFDPSPLQDFCAAIKDIKNGVFVNGKFCEDPKLAVAEDFFFSGLNKPGNTSNLVGSNVTTVNVDQIPGLNTLGISLVRIDYAPYGLNPPRTHPRGTEILVVIKGTLYVGFVTSNPDNLLFTKILNPGDVFVFPIGLIHFQFNIGKTEAVAFAGLSSQNAGVITIANAVFGSNPPINPDVLTKAFQLDKNVVNISSPGSGRINHSFKNRIKTPEI; this is translated from the exons ATGTCTGCCATGCAAAGTTTCTCAATCTTCTCCAAAGCAATAGCAAACAACCGGCTAAGTCAATATATCATAATGAAAGGAACTCACTTCACTGTTATTGCTTTTACCCTCTTGGCTTTCGCTTGCTCATTGGCCTCGGCCTTCGATCCCAGTCCTCTCCAGGACTTTTGTGCGGCTATCAAGGACATCAAGAATGGAG TGTTTGTGAATGGCAAATTTTGCGAAGACCCAAAGCTTGCTGTGGCAGAAGATTTCTTCTTCTCAGGCCTAAACAAGCCAGGGAACACATCAAATCTAGTTGGATCAAATGTCACCACCGTCAATGTTGATCAAATACCAGGACTTAACACTCTCGGCATATCTCTTGTTCGGATCGACTATGCCCCTTACGGTCTTAACCCTCCTCGCACTCACCCTCGTGGAACCGAAATACTAGTCGTTATTAAAGGCACACTTTATGTGGGCTTCGTTACATCAAACCCAGACAACCTTCTCTTCACTAAAATCCTAAACCCTGGAGATGTTTTTGTCTTCCCTATCGGTTTGATTCATTTTCAGTTCAACATAGGGAAAACTGAGGCTGTTGCATTTGCAGGTCTGAGCAGCCAAAATGCTGGGGTTATCACCATTGCTAATGCAGTGTTTGGCTCAAACCCACCGATCAACCCAGATGTTCTGACCAAGGCCTTCCAGTTGGACAAGAATGTGGTCAATATCTCCAGTCCCGGTTCTGGTCGGATTAACCACTCCTTTAAGAACCGAATCAAAACCCCAGAAATTTGA
- the LOC107936951 gene encoding pentatricopeptide repeat-containing protein At5g18390, mitochondrial yields MEINHINFLCSFRTLTLANSLQGTSVSITSVSKDDYFAAIHHISNIVRREVHPERTLNRMNLSVNSELVFRILRSCSNSPTESLRFFSWARSHYAPTSVEFEELVKILILHRKYESMWKTIQQMQKQQLSLSCDTLSFIIEEYGKNGLIDQAVEVFNKSTNLGCKQTVSVYNSLLFALCEVKMFHGAYALIRRMIRKGELPDKRTYTVLVNGWCSSGKMKEAQDFLEDMSKKGFNPSVRGRDLLVEGLLNAGYLESAKKMVRRMTKEGFVPDIAAFNSLVETICKTEEIDFCIDMYHSVCKLGLCPDMNTYKILIPAASKVSRIDEAFRLLNNSIEQGYKPFPSLYAPIIKGLCRKGQFDDAFSFFGEMKIKGHAPNRPVYTMLITMCGRGGRFVEAANYLVEMTELGLAPISRCFDMVTDGLKNCGKHDLAKRIEQLEVSLRHV; encoded by the coding sequence ATGGAAATAAATCACATAAACTTTCTCTGTTCCTTTAGGACCCTAACCTTAGCAAATTCTCTCCAAGGTACTTCTGTTTCCATCACTTCTGTTTCGAAAGATGACTATTTTGCAGCTATCCACCACATTTCCAACATCGTTCGTCGTGAAGTTCATCCAGAGCGCACTCTCAACCGCATGAACCTTTCTGTGAACTCTGAACTTGTATTCCGCATACTTCGTTCCTGCTCAAACTCCCCTACAGAATCTCTTCGCTTCTTCTCATGGGCTCGTTCCCACTACGCCCCCACCTCCGTCGAATTTGAGGAGCTAGTCAAGATCCTCATTCTCCATAGGAAGTATGAATCCATGTGGAAAACCATTCAACAAATGCAAAAGCAGCAGCTTAGCCTTTCTTGTGATACCCTGTCTTTTATCATTGAAGAGTATGGGAAGAACGGCCTCATAGACCAGGCTGTGGAAGTTTTCAACAAAAGCACTAATTTAGGTTGCAAACAGACCGTTAGCGTTTACAATTCATTGCTCTTTGCACTTTGTGAGGTGAAGATGTTCCATGGAGCATATGCATTAATCCGGAGGATGATTAGGAAAGGTGAGTTACCAGACAAGAGGACATACACAGTTCTGGTGAATGGATGGTGTTCCTCCGGGAAGATGAAGGAAGCACAAGACTTCTTGGAGGACATGAGCAAGAAGGGGTTTAATCCTTCGGTTCGAGGTCGAGATTTGTTGGTAGAAGGTTTGCTGAATGCAGGTTATCTTGAATCAGCCAAGAAAATGGTAAGAAGAATGACCAAGGAAGGGTTTGTGCCTGACATTGCTGCATTTAATTCTTTGGTGGAAACAATCTGTAAAACTGAGGAGATTGATTTCTGCATCGATATGTATCATAGTGTTTGTAAATTGGGGCTTTGTCCGGATATGAATACTTACAAAATATTGATACCTGCAGCTTCAAAAGTCAGTAGGATCGACGAGGCTTTTAgacttttaaataattcaattgaACAAGGTTATAAGCCATTCCCTAGTTTGTATGCACCTATAATCAAAGGCTTGTGTAGGAAAGGGCAGTTTGATGATGCATTTAGCTTTTTCGGTGAGATGAAGATCAAGGGTCATGCTCCAAACAGACCGGTCTATACAATGTTGATAACAATGTGTGGACGTGGAGGCAGATTTGTAGAGGCAGCAAATTATTTGGTGGAGATGACTGAGCTGGGATTAGCACCAATTTCAAGGTGCTTTGATATGGTTACTGATGGTTTAAAGAATTGTGGGAAGCATGATCTGGCTAAGAGGATAGAGCAGTTGGAGGTTTCCCTTCGACATGTTTGA